A genomic segment from Glycine max cultivar Williams 82 chromosome 1, Glycine_max_v4.0, whole genome shotgun sequence encodes:
- the LOC100791914 gene encoding CSC1-like protein At1g69450: MQSEYDALIKNGTWTLVDLPSHKMAIGCKWVFGLKQNPYGFVNKYKARLVAKGFHQRLGHDYNETFSPVIKPTTKVVARSSTKAEYRSLAPPSVEVAWIQTLLFELQVRHTAPVVFCDNMITVALAHHPVLHSRTKHMELELFFVREKVMEKSLQVIHVPAIDQYVDILTKSLSPSNFTIFKDKLRVVDKTLEARAVFVFFKSRFGAASAFHLQLSVNPTHWITELAPEPRDVYWPFFSESFTRRWISKLVVVLVCTTFTVVFLIPVVIVQGLTNLNQLEILFPFLTSITIKFVSQIVTGYLPSLILQLFLKLVPPAMEFLSSIQGYISHSDIEMSASRKVLWFTVWHVFFATVLSGSILSMLNAVLDPKSIPGKLAVAVPAQASFFITYVVTQGWTSVSSELFRVIPFIFSWITRPFTSQDDEFEVPSTPYHKDIPRVLFFGLLGITYFFLAPLILPFLLAYFCLAYIIFRNQFINVYAPKYDTAGKFWPIIHNSMIFSLVLMHIIAVGIFALKKLSLASTLTMPLPVLTLLFNEYCRKRFLPIFAAYSAESLIKKDRQDQNDATMTQFYENLVNAYKDPALLPIQHSPYNNDSIRSPLISQA, from the exons ATGCAATCTGAATATGATGCATTGATCAAGAATGGTACTTGGACTCTAGTTGACTTACCTTCTCACAAAATGGCCATTGGCTGCAAGTGGGTCTTTGGACTAAAACAAAATCCATATGGATTTGTCAACAAATATAAGGCACGGCTGGTTGCAAAGGGTTTTCACCAAAGACTTGGGCATGACTATAATGAAACTTTTTCCCCAGTTATTAAGCCTACCACT AAAGTTGTGGCTAGATCCAGTACAAAAGCAGAGTATAGAAGCCTGGCTCCTCCTTCTGTTGAAGTGGCTTGGATTCAGACCTTGTTGTTTGAATTACAAGTCAGACACACTGCACCAGTGGTCTTCTGTGATAACATGATCACAGTGGCTCTAGCTCACCACCCAGTTCTGCACTCCAGAACCAAACATATGGAGCTGGAGTTGTTTTTTGTTAGAGAAAAGGTTATGGAGAAGAGTCTTCAAGTAATTCATGTTCCTGCTATTGACCAATATGTTGACATCCTCACCAAATCTTTGTCTCCTTCCAACTTTACTATTTTCAAAGACAAGCTTAGAGTTGTTGACAAAACTTTG GAGGCTCGAGCTGTTTTTGTGTTCTTTAAGTCTCGTTTTGGTGCTGCATCTGCTTTTCATTTACAGCTATCAGTCAATCCCACTCACTGGATTACTGAGCTAGCTCCAGAACCTCGCGATGTGTACTGGCCTTTCTTCTCTGAATCATTCACGCGAAGATGGATTTCTAAGTTGGTGGTTGTACTTGTGTGTACTACTTTCACTGTGGTGTTCCTTATACCTGTAGTAATTGTACAGGGGCTTACCAACCTTAATCAATTGGAAATTTTGTTTCCCTTCTTGACAAGTATAACTAT AAAATTTGTCAGTCAAATAGTTACAGGGTACCTTCCCAGTCTTATTCTTCAGTTGTTTCTGAAATTGGTGCCTCCTGCCATGGAGTTCCTTTCCTCCATTCAAGGATACATCTCACATAGTGATATAGAAATGAGTGCATCTAGAAAAGTGCTGTGGTTCACAGTATGGCATGTTTTTTTTGCAACTGTGCTTTCTGGCTCAATTCTATCTATGCTGAATGCCGTCCTTGATCCCAAGAGCATTCCTGGGAAGCTAGCAGTTGCAGTTCCAGCACAG GcatcattttttattacctATGTTGTCACGCAAGGATGGACAAGTGTTTCATCAGAACTCTTCCGTGtaattccttttattttcagttGGATAACGAGGCCTTTCACTAGTCAAGACGATGAATTTGAAGTTCCATCTACTCCATACCACAAGGATATTCCAAGGGTCCTTTTCTTTGGACTTCTTGGTATTACATATTTCTTCCTAGCTCCATTAATTTTGCCGTTCCTATTGGCCTACTTTTGTCTTGCTTACATCATTTTTCGAAACCAG TTTATAAATGTATATGCACCAAAGTACGATACAGCTGGGAAATTTTGGCCTATTATACACAATTCAATGATATTTTCTCTGGTACTCATGCACATCATTGCGGTGGGAATCTTTGCTTTGAAAAAGCTTTCTCTAGCATCCACTTTGACGATGCCCCTACCAGTCCTCACGCTTCTCTTTAACGAGTACTGCCGAAAACGATTCCTGCCCATATTTGCTGCATATTCTGCAGAG AGTTTGATAAAGAAGGATAGGCAAGATCAAAATGATGCTACAATGACACAGTTTTATGAGAATTTGGTAAATGCTTATAAAGACCCTGCATTGCTTCCAATTCAACATTCGCCATACAATAATGACAGTATTCGCAGTCCCCTTATATCTCAGGCTTAA